The window CCCGCCAGCAGGATGTGCTGGACGATGGCGACAAGGTCGTGCAGGAAACCCGCCTGTACGATGCCGTCAAGAACTCCACTGCCTCCATGCGCAGCAAGGAAGAAGCGCACGATTACCGCTACTTCCCCGATCCGGACATTCTGCCCGTGGATATTACGGAAGAAGAAATGATCCGCTGGCGCGCTGAAATGCCGGAGCTGCCCCATGTTCGCATGGCCCGTTTTGTGGCTATGGCGGGTCTGCCCGAAGCCGAGGCGGAAGTGCTGGTGCAGAGCAAGGGACTGGCCGACTTTTTTGAAGCTGCCGCCGCCAAGGCCGACCCCAAGAAGGTTGCCAACTTTGTGCTTGGGTCGCTGCTGCGCGAATGCAACGCCCGTGGGCTTTCCGCCGCTGACCCCTCCGCCTGGGCCATGAAGCCCGAGGCACTGGCCGAACTGGTACGGCTGGTTGACGGCGGCACCATCAGCGCCAAGATCGCCAACGATATTTTTGGCGACATCTTTGAGCAGGGCGTCATGCCTGAAGCCTACGTGAAGGAAAAAGGCCTTGCGCAGATTTCCGACACCTCAGCGCTCGAAGCCGCCGTGGATGCAGTCATTGCGGCCAATCCCGCTGAGGTGGAGGCTTACCGCGGCGGCAAAACCAAGCTGATCAGCTTCTTTGTGGGGCAGATCATGCGCGTCACCAAGGGCAAGGCCAATCCTGCCCTGGTGAACGAACTGCTTGCCAAAAAGCTGTAAGCTCTCGTCAGTAAATAAACGCCCAAGCGGGGATTTCGGTCATGCCGGGGTCCCCCTTTTTTGTGCGGCTTTGAATCTGCTACAACGACATGCAGTCTTTTTAATTGAAATATAAAATCATTTTCAATAGTGTGAGGCAATTCTTTTTTAGTCGAGGCTGTTCATGAAGTTTACCGCTATTGTTTCGCCCCTCGCTT of the Desulfovibrio desulfuricans DSM 642 genome contains:
- the gatB gene encoding Asp-tRNA(Asn)/Glu-tRNA(Gln) amidotransferase subunit GatB, whose product is MAAYEAVIGLEVHVQLATASKLFCSCPTTFGQPANANVCEVCSGMPGALPVPNRQAVHFAALVGLATNCAINTRSIFARKNYFYPDLPSGYQISQFELPICEHGHLEVDVEGRRKRVGITRIHMENDAGKNIHAQGENLSYVDLNRAGTPLVEIVSEPDMRSAAEAVAYLKALHNIVTYLGVCDGNMEEGSFRCDANVSLRPVGTEPFGTRTELKNLNSFRNVQRAIEYEISRQQDVLDDGDKVVQETRLYDAVKNSTASMRSKEEAHDYRYFPDPDILPVDITEEEMIRWRAEMPELPHVRMARFVAMAGLPEAEAEVLVQSKGLADFFEAAAAKADPKKVANFVLGSLLRECNARGLSAADPSAWAMKPEALAELVRLVDGGTISAKIANDIFGDIFEQGVMPEAYVKEKGLAQISDTSALEAAVDAVIAANPAEVEAYRGGKTKLISFFVGQIMRVTKGKANPALVNELLAKKL